In one Bryobacteraceae bacterium genomic region, the following are encoded:
- the dgoD gene encoding galactonate dehydratase, with amino-acid sequence MKIAAVRTVVVNAQMRNWVFVKVETDQDGLWGWGEASLEWKTRAVAGAVADFAPMVVGEDPARIEHLYQKMYRQSFWRLGVIGMSAISGIEQALWDIRGKALGVPVYQLLGGRVRDRVRMYTHLGGGDMKAVYETQDAGDPAPMVALAQEVVSRGYGAVKVLLTPPTETLARAVELQTAERYMRALREALGDSIDIMVDCHGRHFPGNAVEFLKVLAPYRPYFVEEPVPPENVDALAEVRRAAPVPIATGERLVTRFGFREVFEKQACHVIQPDLCHCGGLWEAKKIAAMAETHYIGVAPHNPLGPVANAAALHFALSTPNFLIQEDMLTDVPWRWEVVRHDLRTEGGYWLPCERPGLGIEVEEAAARKHPFEQEAPHATTVRAHDGAVLDW; translated from the coding sequence ATGAAGATCGCCGCCGTACGCACCGTGGTCGTGAACGCGCAGATGCGCAACTGGGTTTTCGTGAAGGTGGAAACCGACCAGGATGGGCTCTGGGGCTGGGGCGAGGCATCGCTCGAGTGGAAGACGCGCGCTGTGGCCGGCGCGGTGGCAGACTTCGCGCCGATGGTGGTGGGCGAGGACCCGGCGCGCATCGAACATCTTTACCAGAAGATGTACCGGCAGTCGTTCTGGCGGCTGGGAGTGATCGGGATGAGCGCGATCTCGGGAATCGAGCAGGCTCTTTGGGACATTCGCGGAAAGGCGCTGGGCGTGCCGGTGTATCAATTGCTGGGCGGGCGCGTGCGTGACCGGGTGCGTATGTACACGCATCTCGGCGGCGGCGACATGAAGGCCGTCTACGAAACGCAGGATGCCGGCGACCCGGCGCCGATGGTGGCCCTGGCGCAGGAGGTGGTGTCGCGCGGCTACGGCGCGGTGAAGGTGCTGCTTACGCCGCCCACGGAAACACTGGCGCGCGCGGTGGAACTGCAGACAGCCGAACGGTATATGCGGGCGCTGCGGGAGGCGCTGGGCGACTCGATCGATATCATGGTGGACTGCCACGGACGTCACTTTCCGGGGAACGCGGTGGAGTTTTTGAAAGTGCTGGCGCCTTACCGGCCGTACTTCGTGGAGGAACCGGTGCCGCCGGAGAACGTGGACGCGCTGGCCGAAGTACGGCGAGCGGCGCCCGTGCCGATCGCGACCGGCGAGCGGCTGGTGACACGTTTCGGGTTCCGCGAGGTGTTCGAGAAGCAGGCGTGCCACGTGATTCAACCGGACCTTTGCCACTGCGGCGGGCTGTGGGAAGCGAAGAAGATCGCAGCGATGGCGGAGACGCATTACATTGGCGTGGCGCCGCACAATCCGCTGGGTCCGGTGGCGAATGCCGCGGCGCTGCATTTCGCGCTTTCGACGCCGAATTTCCTCATTCAGGAAGACATGCTCACCGATGTCCCGTGGAGATGGGAGGTGGTGCGGCACGATCTTCGCACCGAGGGCGGCTACTGGCTGCCGTGCGAGCGGCCGGGGCTGGGGATCGAAGTGGAGGAGGCCGCGGCGCGGAAGCATCCCTTCGAGCAGGAGGCGCCGCACGCGACCACGGTACGCGCTCACGACGGGGCTGTACTAGACTGGTAG
- a CDS encoding inositol oxygenase family protein codes for MSTQGPLASVDAWDDHVRARYRADRKKEEFRVFDESSPEVVKQFYRQNHANQTVDFVRAKNAEYLPLRRAKMSIWEAMDRLNTVIDDSDPDTDLSQIEHNFQTSESIRAAGHPRWMILTGFIHDLGKVLCLWNEPQWAVVGDTFPVGCAWSPAIVFPDYFAANPDTAVPQYQTDCGIYERGCGLGNVLMSWGHDEYLYHVTRSYLPEPAQYIVRYHSFYPCHREGAYQHLMNGHDHEMFEWVRTFNPFDLYSKSDSKPDRDALRPYYEDLVAEFFPREIDW; via the coding sequence ATGAGCACCCAGGGACCTCTCGCCAGTGTGGACGCGTGGGACGACCATGTCCGGGCGCGCTACCGCGCTGACCGCAAGAAGGAGGAGTTCCGCGTCTTCGACGAGTCTTCGCCGGAGGTCGTGAAGCAGTTCTACCGCCAGAACCACGCCAACCAAACCGTGGACTTCGTCCGGGCGAAGAACGCCGAATACTTGCCGCTGCGCAGGGCCAAAATGAGCATCTGGGAGGCGATGGACCGTCTCAACACCGTGATCGACGATTCCGACCCCGATACGGACCTCTCCCAGATCGAGCACAACTTCCAGACCTCGGAGTCCATCCGCGCCGCTGGCCACCCGCGCTGGATGATCCTCACCGGTTTCATCCACGATCTCGGTAAGGTGCTGTGCCTGTGGAATGAGCCGCAATGGGCCGTCGTCGGCGACACTTTTCCGGTAGGCTGCGCCTGGTCGCCGGCCATCGTCTTTCCGGATTACTTCGCGGCCAATCCGGATACCGCCGTGCCTCAGTACCAGACCGATTGCGGCATCTACGAGCGGGGCTGCGGGCTGGGCAACGTCCTCATGTCCTGGGGGCACGACGAGTACCTCTATCACGTCACCAGATCCTATCTGCCGGAGCCGGCGCAGTACATCGTCCGCTATCACTCCTTCTATCCGTGCCATCGCGAAGGAGCCTACCAGCACCTGATGAACGGCCATGATCACGAGATGTTCGAATGGGTCCGAACGTTCAACCCGTTCGACCTCTACTCGAAGAGCGACTCGAAGCCCGATCGCGACGCCCTCCGCCCCTATTACGAGGATCTCGTCGCCGAGTTTTTCCCGCGCGAGATCGACTGGTAG
- a CDS encoding MFS transporter: protein MGSTGRRFGAAFWVVVISAFLGFLGVGAVVPVLAPHVRNDLHQSDFVLGLIIGVFSFTALASRFLSGPITDRYGRKYSFMAGLALCALSGAMYLLPMGVGGIFGGRVLHGIGEAFLFAGAGTWVVELGDPTRRARSLTFLSTGIWGGISIGPVVGQFLGTFDRAAWLLLLSPIPAIAAVSMLPETYSFRAVHGKRAWIPREAVGPGIILGLVNMHHPALAGFVVLHLADRANSGGTAFSAYAAMVLLSRFFLGGLPDRMSSRTIFRSGSSVMLVGLLVLALKPPAAIAILAAAMIGFGFSFPWPSVAAFVLQRIDDSRRASGMGVLTAFADLFLGLGSLLAGAVASRFGYPWIYVTSAVMVVAAMALAERVLAEPLPLAGTPETVVQR, encoded by the coding sequence ATGGGGTCTACCGGGCGCCGTTTCGGCGCCGCCTTCTGGGTCGTAGTCATCTCGGCGTTCCTCGGCTTTCTTGGCGTAGGAGCCGTGGTGCCTGTCCTTGCGCCTCACGTTCGGAACGACCTTCACCAATCCGACTTCGTCCTCGGCCTCATCATCGGCGTCTTCTCCTTCACCGCGCTCGCCAGCCGTTTCCTCTCCGGACCCATCACGGACCGTTACGGCCGCAAGTACTCCTTCATGGCCGGACTCGCTCTCTGCGCCCTCTCGGGCGCCATGTACCTGTTGCCCATGGGCGTCGGCGGCATCTTCGGCGGACGCGTGCTCCACGGCATCGGCGAGGCTTTTCTGTTCGCCGGCGCCGGCACTTGGGTGGTGGAACTCGGCGATCCCACGCGCCGCGCCCGCTCGCTGACGTTCCTCAGTACCGGCATATGGGGCGGAATTTCCATCGGTCCTGTTGTCGGCCAGTTCCTCGGCACGTTCGATCGCGCTGCGTGGTTGCTGCTGCTCTCGCCCATCCCGGCCATAGCCGCCGTGAGCATGTTGCCGGAAACCTACAGCTTCCGCGCCGTCCACGGGAAGCGTGCCTGGATCCCCCGTGAAGCCGTCGGCCCGGGGATCATCCTCGGCCTGGTGAACATGCACCATCCCGCGCTTGCCGGCTTCGTCGTGTTGCACCTCGCCGACCGCGCCAATTCCGGCGGCACGGCGTTTTCCGCCTACGCCGCCATGGTGCTCCTTTCGCGCTTCTTCCTTGGCGGCCTGCCGGACCGCATGAGCTCCCGCACCATCTTCCGTAGCGGCAGCAGCGTGATGCTGGTGGGCCTGCTCGTGCTCGCATTGAAGCCGCCGGCCGCCATCGCGATTCTCGCCGCCGCCATGATCGGCTTCGGGTTCTCCTTCCCTTGGCCGTCCGTCGCCGCGTTCGTGCTGCAACGCATCGACGATTCCCGCCGCGCCTCCGGCATGGGCGTGCTCACGGCGTTTGCCGACCTCTTCCTCGGCCTCGGGTCGCTCCTGGCTGGAGCAGTCGCGTCGCGATTCGGCTATCCATGGATCTACGTCACATCCGCGGTGATGGTCGTGGCTGCCATGGCCTTGGCCGAGCGGGTCCTGGCCGAGCCCCTCCCGCTTGCCGGTACCCCGGAAACAGTAGTACAACGGTAG
- a CDS encoding DUF1553 domain-containing protein, with the protein MRAYAGSLFLAAMSAAASIAAVQVEIHENVPAGQEFAPTGDPSVRYAEPAAAFVYLPVKYSPEALPLDRSVPFVLRATSEQQIGAGKWVVRLRARGAAVLRIDGKEVARTEPQKPNKTGDDPVPAPPVPDTTGHRPLQHPHQDAFFEMASDGRLHRFEILAVIGGKGLMPTPGELAVAIGRPGEIQRLLGDASAPTLTDEGWGAFASAQRLRHEADDRARRLEVSRDTRARWEARHAGVRRALEQTPAPAVPDSPAAMPANNPIDRFVNARLAAENVAQRPLTSDIDFLRRASLDIKGVIPTPAEIARFLADPASQRRHNAIERFLADDRWADNWVPYWQDVLAENPGILKPDLNNTGPFRYWIYQSFRDGVPFDRFVAELVQMEGSQHRGAPAAFAQATLNDAPMAAKADILAQAFLGQKLGCARCHDAPFHPFKQKDLFSLSAMLAGKPVKLPATSTVPMREGARKPAVTVTLKPGEQIDPAWPFDSLAAHAETGALPSAGKVDSRRELAALIIAPQNERFAKVVVNRVWKRYMGVGFVEPADDWSRAKASHPELLAWLAREFVMSGYDLKHVSRLIFESHAYQRRAIEGLADTQMQAKNRLFAGPLRRKMSAEQIVDSLHQSVGKPFECEELNLNPAGDRAPNQFLNMGMPDRAWQLTALSNERDRPALALPIAQSLVDVMTAYGWRQSRQSPASARDDASSPMQTLILANGILATRLVRLSDDSFFTELALKNVPVETMVREAFLRILSREPAAAELKSFADLLRPAYGSRVAPGVKADYKALKSDTRVSWSNHLSAEATVIRMEEEKRLRMGAPPTKRLRPEFRERYEDVLWAMVNSPEFVLMP; encoded by the coding sequence ATGCGCGCTTACGCCGGAAGTTTGTTCTTAGCGGCCATGTCGGCCGCCGCTTCGATCGCCGCCGTTCAGGTGGAGATCCACGAGAATGTCCCCGCCGGGCAGGAGTTCGCCCCTACGGGCGATCCATCCGTGCGCTATGCCGAGCCCGCTGCGGCGTTTGTGTATCTTCCGGTGAAGTACTCGCCGGAAGCCCTGCCGCTCGATCGGTCCGTCCCTTTCGTGCTCCGCGCCACGTCTGAGCAGCAGATAGGCGCAGGGAAGTGGGTGGTGCGGCTGCGGGCGCGTGGCGCGGCCGTTCTGCGCATCGACGGCAAGGAAGTGGCCCGCACTGAGCCGCAGAAGCCCAACAAGACCGGCGATGATCCCGTGCCCGCGCCGCCCGTCCCGGACACCACCGGCCATCGGCCGCTCCAGCATCCCCATCAGGACGCCTTCTTCGAAATGGCCTCCGATGGCCGGCTGCATCGCTTCGAGATTCTCGCAGTCATCGGCGGCAAGGGCTTGATGCCCACGCCCGGTGAACTCGCCGTGGCCATCGGCCGGCCCGGCGAAATCCAGCGCTTGCTCGGCGACGCGAGCGCGCCCACCCTCACCGACGAAGGCTGGGGCGCGTTCGCAAGCGCACAGCGCCTGCGCCACGAAGCAGACGACCGCGCGCGGCGCCTGGAAGTCAGCCGGGATACGCGCGCGCGTTGGGAGGCGCGCCACGCCGGCGTTCGGCGCGCTCTCGAGCAAACGCCCGCCCCTGCCGTTCCGGATTCGCCCGCGGCCATGCCGGCCAACAACCCGATCGATCGCTTTGTGAACGCCCGCCTTGCCGCGGAGAACGTGGCCCAGCGTCCTCTCACTTCCGACATCGACTTCCTGCGCCGTGCTTCGCTCGACATCAAGGGCGTGATTCCCACCCCCGCTGAAATCGCGCGATTCCTTGCGGACCCGGCGTCCCAGCGTCGCCACAACGCGATTGAACGCTTCCTCGCCGACGACCGATGGGCCGACAACTGGGTTCCTTACTGGCAGGACGTTCTCGCCGAGAATCCCGGCATCCTCAAGCCGGACCTCAACAACACCGGTCCGTTCCGCTACTGGATTTATCAATCGTTCCGTGACGGCGTGCCCTTCGATCGTTTCGTCGCCGAACTCGTGCAGATGGAGGGCAGCCAGCATCGGGGAGCGCCGGCCGCTTTCGCCCAGGCCACCCTCAACGACGCGCCGATGGCAGCCAAGGCCGACATTCTCGCGCAAGCTTTCCTTGGCCAGAAGCTCGGGTGCGCGCGCTGTCACGATGCGCCGTTCCATCCGTTCAAGCAGAAGGATCTTTTCAGCCTCTCCGCCATGCTCGCCGGCAAGCCGGTGAAGCTCCCCGCCACCAGCACCGTTCCCATGCGCGAAGGCGCCCGCAAGCCTGCGGTGACTGTAACGCTGAAACCCGGCGAGCAGATCGATCCGGCGTGGCCCTTCGACTCTCTCGCCGCGCACGCCGAGACTGGCGCCTTGCCCTCGGCAGGCAAGGTCGACTCCCGGCGCGAACTGGCTGCGCTCATCATCGCGCCGCAGAACGAGCGATTTGCCAAGGTGGTCGTGAATCGGGTTTGGAAGCGATACATGGGCGTCGGGTTCGTTGAGCCGGCGGATGACTGGTCCCGCGCCAAGGCGTCGCACCCGGAGTTGCTCGCGTGGCTGGCCCGTGAATTCGTGATGAGTGGATACGACCTGAAGCACGTCTCACGGCTGATCTTCGAATCGCACGCCTACCAGCGCCGCGCCATCGAAGGTCTCGCCGACACGCAGATGCAGGCGAAAAACCGCCTCTTCGCCGGCCCGCTTCGCCGCAAGATGTCGGCGGAGCAGATCGTGGATTCGCTCCACCAAAGCGTCGGCAAGCCGTTCGAGTGCGAAGAGCTCAACCTCAACCCCGCCGGTGACCGCGCTCCAAACCAGTTCCTCAATATGGGCATGCCGGACCGCGCCTGGCAGCTCACCGCGCTTTCGAACGAACGGGACCGCCCGGCGCTCGCGCTACCCATCGCGCAATCGCTCGTCGACGTGATGACTGCATACGGATGGCGCCAGTCGCGCCAAAGTCCGGCCAGCGCTCGTGACGACGCTTCCTCGCCCATGCAGACACTGATCCTCGCCAACGGCATCCTCGCCACTCGGCTCGTCCGCCTCTCCGACGACAGCTTCTTCACCGAACTCGCGTTGAAGAACGTCCCCGTCGAAACGATGGTCCGTGAGGCGTTCCTGCGGATTCTCTCGCGCGAGCCGGCGGCGGCCGAACTGAAGTCCTTCGCGGATCTCCTGCGCCCGGCCTACGGGTCGCGAGTGGCGCCCGGCGTGAAGGCCGATTACAAGGCGCTGAAGAGCGACACCCGGGTCTCCTGGTCCAACCACCTCAGCGCGGAAGCGACCGTGATTCGCATGGAAGAAGAGAAACGGCTCCGCATGGGCGCGCCTCCGACAAAGCGCCTGCGGCCGGAGTTCCGTGAACGCTACGAAGATGTGCTCTGGGCGATGGTGAACTCGCCCGAGTTCGTATTGATGCCCTGA
- a CDS encoding CotH kinase family protein — MKPLLFTTLLAMGALNSHAQMVPTDVAAAFFDDSEVREIRLYFEDANWYQTLLQAHSSDPEDPYFPCRFQSGGVSLEKIGCRFKGNSSFRRNGIKKPFKLDFNEYDDNATFMGLKKLNINNFDLQPDFMREKLLHDLAGKYVAALRSVYVRLYVNDAFYGLYLAVEQPDKTMMQSRWGKDEDGNLYEAEEQMGGGRPNLGWLGAEQSAYENVYLLKTNEDENDFSHLIGFLDILNNAPADELPARIETIADVENWLQGMAVNNLVVNLDSYLGVAAEYYLYDRGSDGKFVHIQWDNNESFGITGDGTPRLASPGSTDPFWLPTTATNGPGGARPGPGGGAASSNARPLLERLWAVPEYKRLYLRALARMLRGGFNPEAMRERVDQLAGMIRGHVAEDPNKPYTTDQFDTALNTQVSNIPGIRQFVQERYGFLRSYLDAEAQPADVRINEIAGAGAVDIRDEAGDGDAWVEIYNVGPGPVSLSGFTLTDDAANPSKWSLPPRTLADGESLIVWLDGETGEGASHASFTKPDAGGKLYLFANGERIDTATVEATPAGQTQARQRLYGTYWTVTTDPTPGAENRIVAPVDEAPGPTGRLLVNELMASNEASFQDPDEPGAFEDWFEIYNPGQEAVDMSGMYITDNPDNPTKWQVPEGVSIPAGAHLVFIADGETAQGARHTSFSLSASGESLSIYAADGATLIDTVTFGAQTADVSYGRPEGAAQTFATLAVPTPGAPNSGAR, encoded by the coding sequence ATGAAACCGCTTCTATTCACTACCCTCCTCGCCATGGGCGCACTGAATTCTCACGCGCAAATGGTTCCCACCGATGTCGCAGCCGCGTTCTTCGACGACAGCGAAGTCCGCGAGATCAGGCTGTACTTCGAAGACGCCAACTGGTATCAGACTCTCCTCCAGGCCCATTCGAGCGATCCCGAGGACCCCTACTTCCCCTGCCGTTTCCAGTCCGGCGGCGTGTCCCTCGAGAAGATCGGATGCCGCTTCAAGGGCAACTCTTCGTTCCGCCGAAACGGCATCAAGAAGCCCTTCAAACTCGACTTCAACGAATACGACGACAACGCCACCTTCATGGGGCTGAAGAAGCTCAACATCAACAATTTCGACCTCCAGCCCGACTTCATGCGTGAGAAACTGCTCCATGATCTCGCCGGCAAGTACGTCGCTGCGCTGCGGTCCGTCTACGTCCGTCTCTACGTCAACGACGCCTTCTACGGCCTCTATCTCGCCGTCGAGCAGCCTGACAAAACGATGATGCAGAGCCGCTGGGGCAAAGACGAAGATGGCAATTTGTACGAGGCCGAGGAGCAAATGGGCGGCGGGCGCCCGAATCTCGGCTGGCTTGGCGCGGAGCAATCGGCCTACGAGAATGTCTACCTGCTCAAGACCAACGAAGACGAGAACGACTTCTCGCACCTCATCGGGTTCCTCGACATCCTCAACAACGCGCCTGCCGACGAGTTGCCCGCCCGGATCGAAACCATCGCCGACGTCGAAAACTGGCTGCAGGGCATGGCGGTGAACAACCTTGTCGTGAACCTCGACTCCTATCTCGGCGTCGCCGCCGAATACTATCTCTACGACCGCGGCTCCGACGGGAAGTTCGTTCACATTCAGTGGGACAACAACGAATCGTTCGGCATCACTGGTGATGGCACGCCGCGCCTCGCGTCCCCCGGCTCCACAGACCCGTTTTGGCTGCCCACGACGGCTACCAACGGCCCCGGCGGCGCACGCCCAGGTCCGGGCGGAGGCGCCGCGTCCAGCAACGCGCGCCCACTGCTCGAACGGCTCTGGGCCGTGCCCGAGTACAAACGCCTCTACCTGCGCGCCCTGGCTCGGATGTTGCGCGGCGGCTTCAACCCGGAAGCGATGCGTGAGCGCGTGGACCAACTGGCCGGCATGATCCGCGGCCATGTCGCCGAAGACCCGAACAAGCCCTACACCACGGACCAGTTCGATACGGCCCTCAATACGCAGGTGAGCAACATTCCCGGAATCCGCCAGTTCGTCCAGGAACGCTACGGCTTCCTCCGGTCCTACCTTGATGCCGAGGCACAGCCGGCCGACGTGCGGATCAACGAGATCGCCGGCGCCGGCGCCGTGGATATCCGCGACGAAGCCGGTGACGGCGATGCCTGGGTGGAGATCTACAATGTTGGCCCCGGCCCTGTCTCCCTCAGCGGCTTCACTCTTACCGACGATGCCGCCAATCCGTCGAAGTGGAGCCTGCCGCCCCGCACGCTCGCCGACGGCGAAAGCCTGATTGTCTGGCTCGATGGCGAAACCGGCGAAGGCGCCTCGCACGCTTCCTTCACCAAACCCGATGCCGGCGGCAAGCTGTACTTGTTCGCGAACGGCGAACGCATCGACACGGCCACCGTGGAAGCTACGCCCGCCGGCCAGACGCAGGCGCGCCAAAGGCTCTATGGGACCTACTGGACCGTGACTACGGATCCTACCCCCGGCGCCGAGAACCGTATTGTCGCGCCCGTCGATGAGGCGCCCGGGCCTACGGGCCGGCTGCTCGTGAATGAGCTGATGGCCAGCAACGAAGCCAGCTTCCAGGATCCCGACGAGCCCGGCGCCTTCGAGGACTGGTTCGAGATATACAACCCCGGTCAGGAAGCCGTCGACATGAGCGGCATGTATATCACCGACAATCCGGATAATCCGACAAAATGGCAGGTGCCGGAGGGTGTCTCGATTCCGGCCGGCGCGCACCTCGTCTTCATCGCCGACGGCGAGACGGCGCAGGGCGCGCGCCACACCAGCTTCTCGCTGAGCGCTTCCGGCGAATCGCTTTCGATCTACGCCGCCGATGGCGCGACGCTCATTGATACGGTGACCTTCGGCGCGCAGACCGCCGACGTCTCCTACGGCCGTCCCGAGGGCGCCGCGCAGACGTTCGCCACCCTTGCCGTGCCCACACCGGGAGCCCCGAATTCCGGGGCGAGATAA